The Lysinibacter cavernae genome has a window encoding:
- a CDS encoding tyrosine-protein phosphatase — translation MNIQHNRHILIPSAPNLRDLGGLPTTDGPVKQGVIYRSATLSSLSDADMAQFSDLGVQTVYDLRTADEVAASPDHLPEGVNSVELDVLADSSLSVAANLGDLKNDPQALASALSGGQAERLFEETYRDLVRLPSALNSYRCFYLGLLDESREGAALFHCTTGKDRTGWAAASLLGLLGVDKEDIYADYLQTNTDLLPALEPLLQQVEARGVDREVLMPVLGVRESYLDAAFTQLREQFGTLEAYATEGLGLSQDDLGRLRLRFR, via the coding sequence GTGAACATCCAGCACAACCGACACATCCTAATCCCGAGCGCCCCAAATCTCCGCGACCTCGGCGGACTGCCAACAACAGACGGCCCTGTAAAGCAGGGAGTCATTTACCGCTCGGCGACGCTCTCCTCCCTGTCTGACGCCGATATGGCGCAGTTCAGCGATCTTGGGGTGCAGACCGTCTACGACCTGCGCACCGCGGATGAGGTGGCTGCCTCGCCCGATCACCTGCCGGAGGGCGTCAACAGTGTCGAGCTCGACGTGCTCGCGGATAGTTCGCTCAGCGTCGCGGCGAACCTTGGGGATCTCAAGAACGACCCACAGGCCTTGGCCTCGGCACTCTCTGGGGGCCAAGCCGAGCGGCTGTTTGAGGAGACTTACCGTGATCTGGTTCGCCTCCCCTCGGCCCTCAACAGCTACCGCTGTTTCTACCTTGGGCTGCTCGATGAGAGCCGCGAGGGCGCTGCCCTCTTCCACTGCACAACGGGCAAAGACCGCACGGGCTGGGCGGCGGCATCCCTGCTCGGCCTCCTTGGCGTTGACAAGGAAGACATCTACGCTGACTACCTGCAGACCAACACCGATCTCTTGCCAGCGCTCGAACCGCTGCTGCAGCAGGTAGAGGCTCGCGGCGTTGACCGCGAGGTACTCATGCCGGTGCTTGGCGTTCGCGAGAGCTACCTCGACGCTGCCTTCACCCAGCTGCGGGAGCAGTTTGGCACGCTCGAGGCATACGCAACGGAGGGCCTCGGCCTGAGCCAGGATGATCTGGGCCGGTTGCGACTGCGGTTCCGCTAG
- a CDS encoding DUF1214 domain-containing protein, whose product MPAIPVNVQNFNRAETDLMFARLAAGVGVGAWNHTHELKPLDDQPIIRQNRDTLYSSAIIDVREDVTVTLPDTGDRYISVWVISQDHYGPVILSTPGDHVLTRELIDTDYAALIVRILVDPNSQDDVAEVNRLQDALTITGGGTGSFPLAEYDEQSQTETREALLTLARGVSKYDHSFGTKDEVDPIMHLLGTASGWGGLPEYEATYISVDENMPVAEYALRLKDVPVDAFWSVSLYNAAGYFEENALGVNSINSLTATLDADGGVTIRFGIHLEHVANALPIIPGWNYVLRLYRPRPSVLDGTWTAPRPEAL is encoded by the coding sequence GTGCCTGCCATCCCCGTGAACGTTCAGAATTTCAACAGGGCCGAAACTGACCTCATGTTTGCCCGCCTCGCCGCCGGCGTTGGTGTTGGCGCGTGGAATCACACCCACGAGCTGAAACCACTCGACGATCAGCCAATCATTCGCCAAAACCGCGACACCCTGTACAGCAGCGCAATCATCGATGTGCGCGAGGATGTCACCGTCACCCTTCCAGACACCGGCGATCGCTATATCTCGGTGTGGGTCATCAGTCAGGATCACTACGGTCCGGTAATCCTCAGCACGCCAGGCGACCATGTTCTCACGCGCGAGCTGATCGACACCGATTATGCCGCGCTCATCGTTCGCATCCTCGTTGACCCAAACAGCCAAGACGACGTCGCGGAAGTCAATCGGTTGCAGGATGCGCTCACCATCACGGGCGGCGGAACAGGCAGCTTCCCACTCGCCGAATACGACGAGCAGTCACAAACCGAGACACGCGAGGCCCTGCTCACGCTCGCCCGCGGCGTGAGCAAATACGATCACTCGTTCGGCACCAAAGACGAAGTTGACCCGATCATGCATCTGCTCGGCACCGCGTCCGGCTGGGGCGGCCTCCCCGAGTATGAGGCAACCTACATCAGCGTTGACGAGAACATGCCCGTTGCGGAATACGCCCTCCGGCTGAAAGATGTTCCAGTGGATGCCTTCTGGTCCGTCTCCCTCTACAACGCGGCCGGCTACTTCGAAGAGAACGCGCTCGGCGTCAACAGCATCAATAGCCTGACGGCGACCCTGGATGCGGATGGTGGCGTCACCATCCGATTTGGCATTCACCTCGAACATGTGGCGAACGCCCTCCCGATCATACCAGGCTGGAACTATGTGCTGCGGCTGTACCGCCCGCGCCCATCGGTGCTCGACGGAACGTGGACGGCACCGCGCCCTGAAGCACTGTGA
- a CDS encoding GAP family protein: MLGPVIGEILPLTLAISISPLTIVAVILMLLSPNARRTGPGFLIGWTLGITTPVVAFVLLAGTLPSSGDSDGPNIPRAIAQFVLAILLLLVAVKQWRGRPTLGEEPALPKWMSAIDSFTFGRALGLGILLSAPRPKNLLIAASAGVIIAGADLSVGDGAIAVAVFVCCAISTVLVPVIAFFVASKRLIGPLEAFHQWLARENVTITTVLLTVIGVLMLGKGIGSL, translated from the coding sequence GTGCTGGGTCCCGTCATCGGCGAGATCCTCCCCCTCACGCTCGCAATCTCCATCAGCCCGCTCACCATCGTGGCCGTCATCCTGATGCTCCTCTCGCCAAACGCGCGGCGCACCGGCCCCGGCTTTCTCATCGGCTGGACCCTCGGAATCACAACTCCAGTCGTCGCGTTTGTCTTGCTGGCAGGGACACTCCCCTCATCAGGCGATTCGGATGGGCCAAACATCCCGCGCGCGATTGCGCAGTTTGTGCTCGCCATCCTCCTACTCCTGGTCGCCGTCAAACAGTGGCGCGGCAGGCCAACACTTGGGGAAGAGCCGGCGCTACCCAAGTGGATGTCTGCAATCGACTCGTTCACCTTTGGCCGTGCGCTTGGCCTCGGCATCCTGCTCTCCGCCCCGCGCCCGAAGAACCTCCTCATCGCCGCGAGCGCCGGCGTCATCATCGCGGGCGCCGACCTCTCCGTCGGTGATGGGGCCATCGCGGTTGCCGTGTTTGTCTGCTGCGCGATCTCAACGGTCCTTGTCCCCGTTATTGCGTTCTTTGTTGCGTCCAAGCGACTCATTGGCCCATTGGAGGCGTTCCACCAGTGGCTCGCCCGCGAGAACGTGACAATCACAACCGTGCTCCTGACCGTGATTGGCGTGCTGATGCTTGGCAAGGGCATCGGCTCGCTCTGA
- a CDS encoding helix-turn-helix transcriptional regulator translates to MIEAVRQELAAGSSERATMLLRRNWLRLILESRTSELEQLCVEFPNPHDPHILLIRACCRDLAGDPHGAVFLRGQGMRVADDDFVVCFTSLLLAPDTPTKASIADRAREALARCGSEEDYPSALFLLGWTEIRLRRNLPDAIALLRSASDEARLHSRDETFRLAQSNLAFALTHAGVFSEAERILDGLPASPPSNDWDRYEGGLLGSTRGTIAFWRGDFEHAVAQLDAVVVEGSPGTNFEAQARLYLTMSLIALQRKDRYREASQLVRGVSTSDKHGIPWATLRSVVAAWLAHAEGRDVFARTIAAPALTRAGAPVAHALLAELYQRLGEPVLSRQAHRLATATAPPSYVLVSTLVTSAALSSAAGRGQQAHEYLDRALGLATAEQVLAPFLSLDTPIGDLLAAHAQRGSAHDEFLRVIFVRRDALSLAVSGVLTVREREILACLRTTMTAVEIGDQLQIAYPTVKTHIRSIYRKLGVNTRRAALQVVDAR, encoded by the coding sequence ATGATCGAAGCCGTGCGTCAGGAGCTTGCCGCAGGGTCCAGCGAACGGGCGACAATGCTGCTCAGGCGAAACTGGCTTCGGCTCATCCTCGAATCCCGCACGAGCGAGCTCGAACAGCTGTGCGTCGAGTTCCCGAACCCACACGACCCGCACATTCTGCTCATCCGCGCCTGCTGCAGAGACCTCGCCGGCGACCCGCACGGCGCCGTCTTCCTCAGGGGTCAGGGGATGCGCGTTGCCGACGACGATTTTGTTGTGTGTTTCACAAGTCTCCTGCTCGCGCCCGACACCCCAACAAAGGCGTCGATTGCCGACCGCGCACGCGAGGCCCTCGCCCGGTGCGGGTCGGAAGAGGACTATCCCTCTGCCCTGTTCTTGCTCGGGTGGACAGAGATTCGTCTGCGGCGAAACCTGCCAGACGCGATCGCCCTGCTGCGCTCGGCCAGCGACGAGGCCCGCCTGCACTCACGCGACGAAACGTTCCGGCTCGCCCAATCAAACCTCGCCTTTGCACTCACTCACGCGGGTGTGTTCAGCGAGGCCGAGCGCATTCTCGACGGGCTTCCCGCCTCTCCGCCCTCCAACGACTGGGATCGCTACGAGGGAGGGCTGCTTGGGTCCACCCGCGGAACCATCGCGTTCTGGCGGGGCGATTTTGAGCACGCCGTTGCCCAGCTGGATGCCGTGGTGGTTGAGGGCAGCCCAGGCACCAACTTCGAAGCGCAAGCGCGGCTGTACCTCACGATGAGCCTGATCGCGCTGCAGCGCAAGGATCGCTATCGCGAGGCATCCCAGCTCGTCAGGGGTGTGAGCACGTCGGATAAGCACGGCATCCCGTGGGCAACGCTGCGAAGCGTTGTGGCCGCCTGGCTCGCGCATGCGGAGGGTCGGGATGTCTTTGCCCGCACCATTGCCGCGCCAGCCCTCACCCGAGCTGGCGCCCCAGTTGCGCATGCGCTCTTGGCCGAGCTCTATCAGCGCCTTGGCGAGCCAGTGCTGTCGCGGCAGGCGCATCGGCTGGCGACCGCGACCGCCCCGCCGTCGTATGTGCTCGTCAGCACCTTGGTGACCTCGGCCGCGCTGAGCTCGGCGGCTGGTCGCGGGCAGCAGGCGCACGAGTACCTCGACCGGGCCCTTGGCCTGGCAACCGCGGAACAGGTACTGGCGCCCTTTCTTTCGCTCGATACGCCGATTGGCGACCTGCTCGCGGCGCACGCCCAACGCGGTTCGGCGCACGACGAGTTCTTGCGCGTGATCTTCGTTCGGCGGGATGCCCTGTCCCTGGCCGTTTCTGGCGTGCTGACGGTACGTGAACGCGAGATTCTCGCCTGCCTCCGCACCACGATGACTGCCGTTGAGATTGGCGACCAGCTCCAGATTGCCTACCCGACGGTCAAAACGCATATCCGGTCGATCTATCGCAAACTCGGGGTCAATACGCGCAGGGCGGCGCTGCAGGTGGTGGATGCGCGGTAG
- a CDS encoding potassium-transporting ATPase subunit F — MGIIEAVAVIVGLGSLLYLAYALMHPDRF, encoded by the coding sequence ATGGGCATCATTGAAGCCGTGGCCGTAATCGTGGGCCTCGGGTCGCTTCTCTATCTTGCGTACGCCCTCATGCATCCGGACCGGTTCTGA
- the kdpA gene encoding potassium-transporting ATPase subunit KdpA codes for MAWFLAITAFLSIAIVIALLYRPLGDYMAWVFTSQKHWRIERMIYRLAGVHPERQQSWRVYLVSILAFSVAGFVLLFLMLRFQNLLPYSLGMPPMSLDLAFNTVASFVANTNWQSYSPEQTVGYVAQMAGLAVQNFVSAAVSMAVAVALIRGIASRGGRSGLGNFWVDLVRANLRILLPISLVAAVFLLAGGVIQNFAGFTDIQTVTGATQTIPGGPVASQEAIKMLGTNGGGFYNANSAHPFENPTPWTNMLQTLLLLLIPFTMPRMLGTMVGDQRAGYALLLTMAVLFVLIYVPLTAFEFAGSGTAPELAGGAMEGKEQRFGIVGSTLFATATTGTTGGAVNSMHGSYTAFGGLMLMFDMMLGEVAPGGAGSGIYTLLVLMVIAVFLTALLLGRSPVYLGKRLGVREMKIVSIAILVMPTLAIGGMAVGFAIPSVKDEIISSMGNDGSHGLSEVFYAFVSAAINNGSAFAGLSANTPLLNIVLGVVILLGRFIPIVLVMALAGSLSVQRKAESTLELPLHRPQFVALLVFLIVFIAVPMFIPILLVGPLAEGFMR; via the coding sequence ATGGCCTGGTTTCTTGCCATCACGGCGTTCCTCTCTATTGCGATCGTTATCGCGCTGCTGTACCGGCCGCTTGGCGATTACATGGCGTGGGTATTTACCTCGCAGAAGCACTGGCGCATCGAGCGGATGATCTACCGGCTGGCCGGGGTGCATCCAGAGCGACAGCAGTCGTGGCGCGTGTATCTCGTGTCGATTCTTGCGTTCTCCGTAGCGGGATTTGTGCTGCTCTTCCTGATGCTGCGCTTCCAGAACCTGTTGCCGTATTCGCTTGGCATGCCGCCCATGAGCCTCGACCTCGCCTTCAACACGGTTGCGTCGTTTGTGGCCAACACCAACTGGCAGTCGTATTCGCCTGAGCAGACGGTTGGCTACGTCGCCCAGATGGCCGGTCTCGCCGTCCAAAACTTCGTGTCGGCCGCCGTGAGCATGGCCGTCGCTGTTGCACTCATCCGCGGGATTGCGTCGCGGGGCGGGCGAAGCGGGCTCGGCAACTTCTGGGTGGATCTGGTGCGAGCCAACCTGCGCATCCTGCTGCCGATCTCGCTGGTGGCCGCCGTGTTCCTGCTCGCGGGCGGGGTCATCCAGAACTTCGCAGGCTTCACCGACATCCAAACTGTCACAGGGGCGACGCAGACGATTCCCGGCGGGCCGGTGGCCTCCCAAGAAGCGATCAAGATGCTCGGCACCAACGGCGGTGGGTTCTATAACGCGAACTCGGCGCATCCGTTCGAGAATCCAACGCCCTGGACCAACATGCTCCAGACCCTCCTCTTGCTGCTGATTCCGTTCACGATGCCGCGGATGCTTGGCACGATGGTGGGGGATCAGCGGGCCGGATACGCGCTGCTGCTCACCATGGCCGTCCTCTTTGTCCTGATCTACGTGCCGCTCACGGCGTTTGAGTTCGCCGGTTCTGGCACCGCGCCCGAACTCGCCGGCGGGGCGATGGAGGGCAAGGAACAACGGTTTGGCATCGTTGGGTCCACCCTGTTTGCGACGGCCACCACGGGAACCACCGGCGGCGCCGTCAACTCGATGCACGGTTCGTACACGGCGTTCGGCGGCCTCATGCTCATGTTCGACATGATGCTCGGCGAGGTTGCCCCCGGCGGCGCGGGTTCGGGTATCTACACGCTGCTCGTGCTCATGGTCATCGCGGTGTTCCTCACGGCGCTGCTGCTTGGGCGCTCGCCCGTGTACCTCGGCAAGCGGCTCGGCGTGCGCGAGATGAAGATCGTGAGCATCGCCATCCTTGTCATGCCGACCCTCGCGATTGGCGGCATGGCCGTTGGCTTCGCGATCCCCTCGGTCAAGGACGAGATCATTTCGAGCATGGGCAACGACGGCTCGCACGGGCTCTCAGAGGTGTTCTATGCCTTCGTGTCGGCGGCAATCAACAACGGTTCCGCGTTTGCGGGCCTGAGCGCAAACACGCCGCTGCTCAACATCGTGCTTGGCGTGGTCATCCTGCTCGGGCGCTTCATCCCCATCGTGCTCGTGATGGCGCTCGCCGGGTCGCTTTCCGTGCAGCGCAAGGCCGAGAGCACCCTTGAGCTGCCGCTACACCGTCCGCAGTTTGTGGCGCTGCTCGTGTTCTTGATCGTGTTTATCGCCGTCCCCATGTTCATCCCGATCCTGCTCGTCGGGCCGTTGGCGGAAGGATTCATGCGATGA
- the kdpB gene encoding potassium-transporting ATPase subunit KdpB, translated as MTTPTLRRRDTVLSPSAIRTVLIDALRKFDPRYLWHNPVLLLTEVGAALTTAIAIVEPFVGGAMPSGGSMMPPSFTWLLAVGFWMCLFTATLAESIAEGRGRLQTQSLRQAGTSVVTRRVLNYDQSKDRAARDAAVEMVDSHELMPGDVVIVEAGETIPADGEVLWGAAEVDESEFTGHAGAVIREAGGDRTAVTGGTHDLSDRLVVRISASFEASAFERTIRLASKSRRQKAPIEVAFSALLASFSLSFVIVALTLNSVVSPVAPPVSIPVLVALVVCLIPTEIAALMSVTGIAGMSQLLRRGVLVISAKSLDTAGDITTVLLDKTGTVTKGNRSAIEFVPLAGVDARDLMRLAALASVADPTPEGASIVRLAAESGIEPSEADTSGGRPVQFSAVSRISGIDLPDGTKIRKGAGMAAATWLKQQGTQPQRHVIDELKAVTREIASTGGTPLVVVMKPAEGPGRAVGVIHLQDVVKETVPKRISKLRALGIRTVMVTGDHELTAKAISEEAGIDEYVGNSTPEDKLALIVHEQEQGHLVAMSGDGVNDAPALAQADIGIAMNTATSAAKESANMIILDDDPAHLVDIIEVGRRQMSTRGALMTFNLANDVVRYFTLFPALFVGVFPGLAALNVLQLHSPASAILSTVIFSSLVMVILIPLALIGVPYRSTEPRSALTRNLIVNGLSGLLVPIIGIKLIDLVVSLLPGY; from the coding sequence ATGACGACCCCAACGCTTCGCCGCCGCGACACCGTGCTCTCGCCCAGCGCCATCCGCACGGTGCTGATCGATGCGCTGCGTAAATTTGACCCACGCTACCTGTGGCATAACCCCGTACTCCTCCTCACTGAGGTTGGCGCGGCGCTGACCACCGCCATCGCAATTGTTGAGCCCTTTGTTGGCGGGGCGATGCCGTCTGGCGGGTCGATGATGCCGCCCAGCTTCACCTGGCTGCTGGCCGTTGGATTCTGGATGTGCCTGTTCACCGCCACCCTCGCCGAATCGATTGCCGAGGGTCGAGGGCGCCTGCAGACCCAGTCGCTGCGCCAGGCCGGCACGAGCGTCGTGACGCGGCGGGTGCTGAATTACGACCAGTCCAAGGATCGCGCGGCTCGCGACGCGGCTGTCGAGATGGTCGATTCGCACGAGCTGATGCCAGGGGATGTAGTGATTGTCGAGGCCGGCGAGACCATTCCCGCCGATGGCGAGGTGCTGTGGGGCGCGGCCGAGGTCGACGAGTCGGAGTTCACCGGGCATGCCGGCGCTGTCATCCGCGAGGCCGGAGGCGACCGCACGGCAGTGACCGGCGGCACGCACGACCTCTCCGACCGGCTCGTGGTGCGGATCAGCGCATCCTTTGAAGCGAGCGCCTTTGAGCGCACCATCCGCCTCGCGAGCAAGTCGCGCCGCCAGAAAGCGCCGATCGAGGTGGCGTTCAGTGCCCTACTCGCGTCGTTCTCGCTGTCGTTTGTGATTGTGGCGCTCACGCTGAACTCGGTGGTTTCGCCTGTCGCTCCGCCCGTATCCATTCCCGTACTCGTTGCGCTTGTGGTGTGCCTCATCCCCACCGAGATTGCGGCGCTCATGTCGGTGACGGGCATCGCCGGGATGTCCCAGCTGCTGCGCCGCGGTGTGCTCGTGATTTCGGCAAAATCGCTTGATACCGCCGGCGACATCACGACCGTCCTGCTCGACAAAACCGGGACCGTCACCAAAGGTAACCGCAGCGCGATCGAGTTCGTGCCGCTTGCCGGGGTGGATGCGCGCGACCTCATGCGGCTCGCGGCGCTGGCATCCGTTGCCGACCCCACCCCCGAGGGGGCATCCATTGTGCGGCTCGCCGCGGAGTCAGGAATCGAGCCGAGCGAAGCGGATACCTCGGGCGGTCGGCCCGTGCAGTTCAGCGCCGTCTCGCGGATTTCGGGCATCGACCTCCCCGACGGAACCAAGATCCGCAAGGGCGCGGGCATGGCGGCCGCCACCTGGCTCAAGCAGCAGGGCACGCAGCCGCAGCGCCACGTGATCGACGAGCTCAAGGCCGTCACCCGCGAGATTGCGAGCACTGGCGGCACCCCGCTCGTGGTTGTGATGAAGCCCGCCGAGGGCCCGGGGCGCGCTGTGGGGGTCATCCACTTGCAGGATGTTGTGAAAGAGACGGTCCCGAAGCGCATCAGCAAGCTGCGCGCGCTTGGCATCCGCACCGTGATGGTGACGGGTGACCACGAACTCACCGCCAAGGCGATCAGCGAAGAGGCTGGCATCGACGAGTACGTTGGCAACTCGACGCCGGAGGATAAACTCGCGCTGATCGTGCACGAGCAGGAGCAGGGTCACCTCGTGGCGATGAGCGGCGACGGTGTGAACGACGCCCCCGCGCTCGCCCAGGCCGACATCGGCATTGCGATGAACACGGCGACGTCGGCGGCCAAGGAATCGGCCAACATGATCATCCTCGACGACGACCCGGCCCATCTCGTTGACATCATCGAGGTCGGCCGGCGGCAGATGTCTACGCGCGGCGCCCTCATGACCTTCAACCTGGCCAACGACGTGGTGCGCTACTTCACGCTCTTCCCCGCGCTGTTTGTTGGGGTGTTCCCTGGCCTGGCTGCGCTCAACGTGTTGCAGCTGCACTCGCCCGCGTCGGCCATCCTTTCGACCGTGATTTTCAGTAGCCTGGTTATGGTCATCCTCATCCCGCTCGCGCTGATCGGCGTGCCCTACCGCAGCACCGAGCCGCGGTCGGCGCTCACGCGAAACCTGATTGTCAACGGACTCAGCGGCCTGCTCGTCCCGATCATCGGCATCAAACTCATCGACCTTGTCGTGAGTTTGCTGCCGGGATACTGA
- the kdpC gene encoding potassium-transporting ATPase subunit KdpC, with protein MPNRVARKVAPLWTALRLMLILTVVLGVGYPLVVFGIGVVAFPGQAEGSYVRDADDQVAGSSLIGQRFDAADGSPLPEYFQPRPSLAGDGYDPLASGGSNLGPESPELIAQIQERRAQVAAFNGVPEADVPVDAVTASGSGLDPDISVEYARLQVPRVASARGLPVADVAALVEESITGRDAGFIGEPRVNVVGLNLALDGLG; from the coding sequence ATGCCAAACCGTGTTGCTCGCAAGGTCGCCCCGCTCTGGACAGCCCTTCGCCTCATGCTCATCTTGACCGTGGTGTTGGGGGTTGGGTATCCGCTCGTCGTCTTCGGCATCGGTGTGGTCGCGTTCCCCGGGCAAGCGGAGGGCTCGTATGTGCGGGATGCCGACGACCAGGTTGCCGGCTCATCCCTCATCGGCCAACGCTTCGACGCGGCCGACGGTTCGCCCCTGCCCGAATACTTTCAGCCGCGCCCGTCGCTGGCCGGCGACGGCTACGACCCGCTCGCATCGGGCGGCTCAAACCTCGGGCCCGAGAGCCCAGAACTCATCGCCCAGATTCAGGAGCGCAGGGCGCAAGTTGCTGCGTTTAATGGGGTCCCGGAGGCTGACGTGCCGGTGGATGCCGTGACCGCCTCCGGCTCCGGCCTCGACCCCGACATCAGTGTTGAGTACGCGCGGCTGCAGGTGCCGCGGGTGGCATCCGCTCGGGGGCTGCCGGTTGCGGATGTTGCGGCGCTCGTTGAGGAGTCGATTACGGGGCGGGATGCCGGGTTTATTGGTGAGCCGCGGGTGAATGTTGTTGGGTTGAACTTGGCGTTGGATGGGTTGGGTTAG
- a CDS encoding type II toxin-antitoxin system VapC family toxin: protein MEQAVLIDAATVLYALSPDDPRSAACQEHLLDLASGKSRGYVSAEVIQEVVFHRMRKTQNRAQSVAEGRGLMRSFTVLKFDNEVLDTSLRLIEQLPNVRGRDAIHAATALVYSITKILSPDKDFDGIPGITRIDPLAE, encoded by the coding sequence ATGGAACAAGCAGTACTTATCGACGCCGCCACAGTCCTGTACGCGCTCAGTCCCGATGACCCAAGAAGCGCCGCGTGCCAAGAGCACCTCCTTGATCTCGCCTCAGGCAAAAGCCGCGGCTATGTGAGCGCAGAGGTGATTCAAGAAGTTGTGTTCCACCGCATGCGAAAAACGCAAAATCGCGCGCAGTCAGTCGCCGAAGGTCGCGGGCTGATGCGATCATTCACCGTGCTGAAATTCGACAACGAAGTACTGGATACCTCGCTTCGGCTCATCGAACAGCTGCCCAACGTGCGCGGCCGCGATGCGATCCATGCGGCCACGGCACTGGTCTATAGCATCACCAAAATCCTCTCCCCTGACAAGGATTTCGATGGTATCCCCGGGATTACTCGGATCGATCCGCTCGCAGAGTGA